From the Roseofilum casamattae BLCC-M143 genome, one window contains:
- a CDS encoding ferredoxin-thioredoxin reductase catalytic domain-containing protein, which translates to MTVSETPQQATQKSLEAMRSFSETYAKNTGTYFCSDLSITAVVIEGLAKHKDDLGAPLCPCRHYEDKVAEAKAAYWNCPCVPMRERKECHCMLFLTDDNPFAGEEQAISIEQIRQTTDNATRT; encoded by the coding sequence ATGACCGTATCTGAAACTCCCCAACAAGCGACCCAGAAAAGCCTAGAAGCGATGCGAAGCTTTTCTGAGACCTACGCCAAAAACACAGGAACCTACTTTTGCTCCGATCTGAGTATTACGGCAGTGGTCATCGAAGGTTTGGCTAAACATAAAGACGACCTCGGCGCACCTCTATGTCCCTGTCGCCACTACGAAGACAAAGTAGCCGAAGCCAAAGCCGCCTACTGGAACTGTCCTTGCGTCCCCATGCGCGAGCGGAAAGAATGTCACTGCATGTTATTCCTCACCGACGATAACCCCTTTGCCGGAGAAGAACAAGCCATTAGCATCGAACAAATCCGCCAAACCACCGATAACGCCACTCGGACTTAA
- the sufR gene encoding iron-sulfur cluster biosynthesis transcriptional regulator SufR, giving the protein MGTARKISTKPTILEYLLKEGRATALQLAEVLEITPQAIRRHLKDLETEALIEYDTVRASEEVESSSMGRPQHYYRLSRKGRDRFPNNHGEFAVSLLDTLAEIAGREQVGSILQKQWQRKAQVYRDRLARGTVQERVAALVEMRKEEGYMAEWYAIESEGNDSVRFMLAEHHCAISDVAESFPTVCGHELKMFSELFEDCLVERTHWIIDGEHRCGYLIAPMEVRVEEPS; this is encoded by the coding sequence ATGGGAACCGCTCGCAAAATCTCGACGAAACCAACTATCCTGGAGTACTTGCTCAAAGAAGGTCGAGCAACGGCTTTGCAGTTAGCAGAGGTGTTGGAAATTACTCCACAAGCTATTCGGCGACACCTGAAAGACTTGGAAACCGAAGCGTTAATCGAGTACGATACCGTTCGGGCAAGTGAGGAAGTAGAGTCTTCTTCCATGGGACGACCCCAACATTACTATCGTCTCAGCCGCAAGGGACGCGATCGCTTTCCGAATAATCATGGCGAGTTTGCCGTCTCCCTTTTGGATACGTTAGCGGAAATTGCGGGCCGAGAGCAAGTGGGATCGATTTTACAAAAGCAATGGCAGCGTAAGGCTCAAGTGTATCGCGATCGCCTCGCTCGCGGAACCGTACAAGAGCGAGTGGCCGCACTGGTGGAGATGCGTAAGGAAGAAGGATATATGGCAGAATGGTATGCGATCGAATCAGAAGGAAATGATTCGGTTCGGTTTATGCTTGCAGAACATCATTGCGCTATTTCTGACGTGGCCGAATCCTTTCCTACCGTCTGCGGCCACGAGCTAAAGATGTTTTCCGAACTGTTCGAGGATTGTTTGGTGGAGAGAACCCATTGGATTATTGATGGCGAACATCGGTGCGGATATTTAATTGCACCGATGGAAGTTAGAGTAGAGGAGCCATCTTAG